One Williamsia phyllosphaerae genomic window, CTTCGGTTCCGTTCACGACGGGTATCCGGGTCGCGCCGGGTTCACCGCCCGCGGGTTCACCGCCTTCGAGACGTGGATCCGTGCGACCCGTGACGCGGTCACCGACTGCCGATGCGAGACCTGCCGCCCGTCGTGTGTGCAGTCACCGGAAACGATCCGCTGGACAAATCCGGGGCGATCGCCGTGCTCGACCTCATCCTCCGGGAGCTTCCCTAGGGCCCACAGAATTCATCGAATCGTCAGGTCAGCGCCCTGTGCAGTACACTCGGGGACATACGCATTGGCTGAAACCCCGGGTTCTGCGTCACCTGGGAAGGATCGCCATCACCTCGTCACCGCCGTCTCGTGAGCTCTACCTCGTCCCGCCGAATCCGTCGGCCGCACAGCGCCAACAGCACCCCGAACGTCCGCTGACCCCGCGTCTGCGCGACCGCACCGACATCGTCGAGTTCCACGGCAGGCACGCGCTGCGCAACACCACCACCACGCCCCGTCAGGCGATGGTCGCCGATCTGCTGTTCATCCGGGACGCGCTCGACACCGCCGGCCTCGACTACCTGCTGGTCCGCGGCAACGACCTGCGGCCCGTCCTGGCCGTCGACTGGCACCTGCGTACCGAACTGCGGGCCGCGCTCGTCTCCGCGTGCGCGCGGGAACCGTTCTACGTCAAGGCGATGGACGTGAAGAACAGTCGCCCGACCCTGGTCGCCGACGACAAACTCTCCGAGGACGACGACGCGCGCGTCCTGCGGCTGTACCGTCCGCGCTACGAACCCGACAGCGGACTGCACTACGGCGCATCGACCGCGGTGCAGGTCGAGCTGTGGTCGATGTCGGATGAGGTGATGGTGCTCCCGGTCGAGAACTCGCTGACCCGCAACACCATTCGCGCCGACGAGATCGTGCGCGGCACCGTCGAACGATTCGGCGTGACCTGGCCGACCATCGAGAACATGTTCGACGACCACGCCTCCGACATCTCCTTCGACATCGACATCGTCTTCTCCTGGGTGGACGGTTCGTCGGCGGAGTTCCAGGCCCAGCGCGCCAAGCGCATGAAGAACTACGTGGTCGGATCCGGCGACGACTCGGCCGCGCGGTTCCGCCAGATCGACGAGCTTAAGTACGCGTTGCGGTCGGTACACATGTACGCCCCGTGGATTCGTCGCATCTTCGTCGCAACCGAC contains:
- a CDS encoding Zn-binding domain-containing protein; translated protein: MDVFGSVHDGYPGRAGFTARGFTAFETWIRATRDAVTDCRCETCRPSCVQSPETIRWTNPGRSPCSTSSSGSFPRAHRIHRIVRSAPCAVHSGTYALAETPGSASPGKDRHHLVTAVS